In Nitrospira sp., a single genomic region encodes these proteins:
- a CDS encoding class I SAM-dependent methyltransferase, with translation MEQEGRMNLAVPLEMETVVCPCGGGGSPSEVFQTSTRRYVACPACGLVFLSPRPSSSIVEEYYRESYDGSYGAAESSADRQPVFASVLAHLLEWRRPPGRLLDIGCGDGAFLMLCREAGWDCTGVEVSQGAAERARGKGLRVLSPAELGQSTGGPFDVVTLVNVLETVTDPAAIVRAMTHQVKAQGIIAVRVSNGLFHQRMRTPVRWCGAQYDQAFHLFSYSPSALKTLMETSGFEVLSLRNSVPSLGPVTSANSWGRRLKWRLVGGGLSMAADLAYRLSAGRLVWAPSFELIARRKDGVS, from the coding sequence ATGGAGCAGGAAGGTCGCATGAACCTCGCGGTGCCGCTGGAGATGGAAACTGTGGTGTGCCCCTGCGGGGGCGGCGGGAGTCCGTCTGAGGTCTTTCAGACCTCGACAAGACGGTATGTCGCCTGTCCGGCGTGCGGCCTGGTGTTTCTGAGTCCTCGGCCTTCTTCCTCTATCGTGGAGGAATATTATCGGGAGAGTTATGACGGGTCCTATGGCGCCGCGGAAAGTTCCGCCGATCGGCAGCCGGTGTTTGCCAGCGTCTTGGCGCATCTGCTGGAGTGGCGAAGACCTCCGGGACGGTTGCTCGATATCGGCTGCGGCGATGGCGCGTTCCTGATGCTCTGTCGCGAGGCGGGATGGGACTGCACCGGTGTCGAAGTGTCCCAAGGAGCCGCCGAGCGAGCCAGGGGGAAAGGGTTACGAGTCCTGTCGCCGGCTGAGCTCGGGCAATCGACGGGAGGCCCGTTCGATGTGGTGACGCTGGTGAATGTCCTGGAAACGGTGACGGATCCTGCGGCCATCGTGAGAGCTATGACGCATCAGGTCAAAGCTCAAGGGATTATTGCAGTGCGAGTGTCGAATGGGCTGTTTCATCAGCGAATGCGAACGCCTGTCCGGTGGTGCGGAGCGCAGTACGACCAGGCCTTTCACCTGTTCAGTTATTCGCCGAGCGCGTTGAAGACGCTCATGGAGACCAGCGGCTTTGAGGTGCTTTCTCTGCGCAATTCCGTACCGAGTCTGGGTCCGGTCACGAGCGCCAATTCCTGGGGGCGCCGGCTGAAGTGGAGGCTCGTTGGAGGGGGATTGTCGATGGCGGCGGATCTGGCCTATCGGCTGAGCGCCGGTCGCCTGGTTTGGGCACCATCGTTTGAATTGATCGCCCGGCGGAAGGATGGAGTCTCGTGA
- a CDS encoding glycosyltransferase: MVAELAGSASYGGGERYLELLCEHLDPSRFRPILICPEPGSFVGRMQARGVDVRVVHLEPLFNPFALMRLVQVLSQEHVTILQTHGARANFYGRVAGWLAGVPVVISTAHNSIADYEVSRLKRWMYSAALRATLPWSKRIICVSDAIRRDVVQDDPAAASLAETVHNGIDRRLFQNDVDRARVRREFGLTDGPLLVMVARLSQPKGHSDLIEALALLRERWPQLHCICVGDGELRKPLEALAGARGLSSMCRFVGSRDNVMDFYAAADVVVLPSHSEGFPFVILEALAMGKPVIATRVNGVPEVIDHMKTGLLVNARDVGGLARAIESLLEHPEQAMQLGVAGRAVVQARFTVDRMVEKTVAVFDEALRAEGIDAPSWSRKVA, from the coding sequence GTGGTTGCAGAACTGGCCGGGTCGGCCTCCTATGGCGGCGGTGAGCGTTATCTGGAATTGCTCTGCGAGCACCTCGATCCCTCACGCTTCCGGCCGATTCTGATTTGTCCTGAGCCGGGTTCGTTTGTCGGGCGCATGCAGGCCCGGGGCGTGGATGTGCGCGTGGTGCATTTGGAGCCTCTCTTCAACCCCTTTGCTCTGATGCGATTAGTGCAAGTGCTTTCTCAAGAGCATGTGACCATTCTTCAAACGCACGGCGCCCGGGCGAATTTTTATGGCCGGGTGGCCGGGTGGTTGGCGGGAGTTCCCGTGGTGATTTCCACGGCGCACAATTCGATCGCTGACTACGAGGTGAGCCGATTGAAACGCTGGATGTATTCCGCGGCGCTTCGGGCGACCCTGCCATGGTCGAAGCGGATTATCTGTGTGTCCGACGCCATCCGGCGCGATGTGGTTCAAGACGATCCGGCGGCTGCTAGCCTGGCGGAGACCGTGCACAACGGGATCGACCGCCGCTTGTTTCAGAATGACGTTGATCGAGCCAGAGTGCGTCGTGAGTTTGGCCTCACCGATGGTCCGCTGCTGGTCATGGTGGCTCGGCTGAGCCAACCCAAAGGGCACAGCGACTTGATTGAAGCATTGGCTCTGCTGCGGGAACGATGGCCGCAGCTGCACTGTATATGTGTGGGTGACGGGGAATTGAGGAAACCGCTGGAGGCGCTCGCCGGTGCTCGGGGGCTTTCGTCGATGTGCCGGTTTGTCGGATCTCGCGACAATGTGATGGATTTTTATGCTGCGGCAGATGTGGTGGTGCTGCCCTCGCATTCCGAGGGGTTCCCGTTTGTCATTCTCGAAGCGTTGGCCATGGGGAAGCCGGTGATTGCGACGAGGGTAAATGGGGTGCCTGAAGTGATCGATCACATGAAGACGGGCCTCTTGGTAAATGCGCGTGACGTGGGTGGATTGGCTCGTGCGATTGAATCTCTCTTGGAGCATCCTGAACAAGCGATGCAATTGGGAGTAGCCGGGCGTGCGGTGGTGCAGGCGCGGTTTACGGTCGACCGGATGGTCGAAAAGACGGTGGCGGTGTTTGATGAAGCCTTACGAGCAGAAGGAATCGATGCACCCTCATGGAGCAGGAAGGTCGCATGA